From a region of the Malania oleifera isolate guangnan ecotype guangnan chromosome 12, ASM2987363v1, whole genome shotgun sequence genome:
- the LOC131145052 gene encoding receptor-like protein kinase HSL1: MLLFLLFLLWPQMVLSLNQEGLYLQRVKLGLDDPDGALASWNERDDTPCGWVGVGCHSGTGSVHSLDLSSANVYGPFPSILCRLDNLTSVSLYNNSINSTLPTDISDCRSLEHLDLAENLLTGTLPHTLADLPNLRYLDLSGNNFSGNIPASFGHFPRLETLSLVYNLLNGPVPAFLGSISTLKQLNLSFNPFIPSPFPPELGNLTNLEILWLSGCNLVGRIPDTLGRLKSLIDFDVAWNNLHGPIPSSLTELSTVVQVELYNNSLSGELPAGMSKMKALRLFDASMNQLEGSIPDELCQLPLESLNLYENRFVGKLPESIAKSPNLYELKLFGNQLNGELPKDLGKNSPLLVLDVANNMFSGEIPENLCENGVLEDLVLIFNSFSGQLPSSLGRCHSLNRVRLRSNRLSGEVPAEFWGLPHVYLLELIENSFTGEIPATIGGASNLSLLLISKNNFTGKIPEEVGRLKNLVDFSGSDNQLSGPLPTGIVNLGQLGRLDLHNNELSGDIPVGIHFWKKLNELNLANNELSGKIPEELGSLSSLNYLDLSKNHFFGEIPLQLQNLKLNQLNLSYNQLSGDIPPFFAKGMYRNSFLENPGLCGDLDGLCDGNGESKNQGYVWLLRSIFILAGLVFIVGVVWFYWRYRSFKKAKRAIDKSKWTLMSFHKLGFSEFEILDCLDEDNVIGSGSSGKVYKAVLSNGEAVAVKKLWGRSKLVEESGDIEQGQIQDDGFEAEVKTLGKIRHKNIVKLWCCCTTKDCKLLVYEYMPNGSLGDLLHSSKGGLLDWPTRYKVVVDAAEGLSYLHHDCVPAIVHRDVKSNNILLDGDFGARVADFGVAKVVDATGKGPKSMSLIVGSRGYIAPEYAYTLRVNEKSDIYSFGVVILELVTGRLPVDPEFGEKDLVKWVCTTLDQKGVDNVLDPKLNSCFKDEIRKVLNIGLLCTSPLPINRPSMRRVVKMLQEVGAEHQTKTAKKDGKLSPYYYEDASDHGSVA; encoded by the exons ATGCTTCTGTTTCTACTGTTCCTCCTATGGCCGCAAATGGTACTTTCTCTGAACCAAGAAGGTCTCTATCTGCAGCGAGTCAAACTCGGGCTAGACGACCCGGACGGAGCGCTGGCCTCCTGGAACGAGCGGGACGACACCCCGTGCGGGTGGGTCGGAGTGGGTTGCCACTCGGGAACTGGGTCTGTTCACTCGCTCGACCTTTCCAGCGCCAACGTCTACGGACCCTTCCCCTCCATTCTCTGCCGGCTGGATAACCTCACCTCTGTTTCTCTCTACAATAACTCCATCAATTCTACGCTTCCGACTGATATCTCCGACTGCCGGAGTCTAGAGCACCTTGATCTCGCTGAGAATCTTCTTACCGGAACGCTGCCTCACACTCTGGCTGACCTCCCTAACCTTCGATACCTCGACCTCAGCGGGAACAACTTTTCCGGCAACATTCCGGCGAGTTTCGGCCATTTCCCTCGGCTGGAGACGCTCTCTCTTGTTTATAATCTCTTGAATGGGCCTGTTCCGGCATTTCTAGGGAGCATTTCAACTCTCAAGCAGTTGAACCTCTCCTTCAATCCGTTTATTCCGAGCCCATTCCCGCCGGAACTCGGTAACCTGACGAACCTCGAGATTCTCTGGCTCAGCGGGTGTAATCTGGTGGGTCGGATTCCTGATACTCTGGGCAGGCTCAAGTCGCTCATTGATTTTGATGTGGCCTGGAACAATCTGCATGGTCCGATTCCGAGCTCTCTTACTGAGTTGTCGACTGTAGTCCAGGTTGAGCTGTACAACAACTCGTTGTCCGGTGAGTTGCCGGCCGGAATGTCCAAAATGAAGGCATTGAGATTGTTTGACGCGTCGATGAACCAATTGGAGGGAAGCATTCCCGACGAGCTCTGCCAATTACCTCTCGAATCGCTTAACCTTTATGAGAATCGATTTGTTGGAAAGTTGCCAGAGAGTATCGCAAAGTCGCCCAATCTGTATGAGCTCAAATTGTTCGGAAACCAACTTAATGGAGAGTTACCGAAGGATCTCGGAAAGAATTCACCATTGTTGGTGCTCGATGTTGCAAACAACATGTTCTCCGGAGAAATCCCGGAAAATTTGTGTGAAAATGGTGTCTTAGAAGATCTTGTGCTCATTTTCAATTCGTTTTCTGGTCAACTGCCGTCTAGTTTGGGGCGGTGTCATAGTTTAAACCGAGTAAGATTAAGGAGCAACCGTCTCTCCGGTGAGGTTCCAGCGGAATTCTGGGGTCTTCCTCATGTTTACCTGTTAGAGCTTATTGAGAATTCGTTTACGGGTGAAATCCCTGCAACAATCGGCGGTGCGTCTAACCTCTCTCTTCTGCTGATATCGAAGAACAACTTTACCGGAAAAATACCGGAGGAGGTAGGCCGGCTGAAAAATCTTGTTGATTTCTCGGGAAGCGATAATCAACTTAGCGGTCCGCTTCCCACCGGTATAGTCAATCTTGGGCAGCTGGGAAGGCTCGATCTTCACAACAATGAGTTGTCCGGAGACATTCCGGTTGGAATTCATTTTTGGAAGAAGCTGAATGAGCTAAATTTAGCCAACAATGAGCTCTCTGGTAAAATCCCAGAAGAGCTTGGGAGCCTAAGTTCACTCAATTACCTAGATCTGTCGAAGAATCACTTTTTCGGTGAAATCCCACTCCAATTacagaatttgaagctcaatcaGCTCAATTTGTCTTACAATCAACTTTCGGGGGACATCCCTCCTTTCTTTGCGAAAGGAATGTACAGGAATAGCTTTTTGGAAAATCCTGGTTTGTGTGGAGACTTGGATGGTTTGTGCGATGGCAATGGTGAGTCCAAGAACCAGGGATACGTATGGTTGCTTCGCTCAATCTTCATACTTGCTGGATTGGTATTTATTGTGGGTGTGGTTTGGTTCTACTGGAGGTACAGGAGTTTCAAGAAAGCCAAGAGAGCTATAGACAAGTCGAAGTGGActttaatgtcatttcataaaCTGGGTTTTAGTGAATTTGAGATTTTGGATTGCCTTGATGAAGATAATGTGATAGGGAGTGGATCTTCAGGGAAAGTGTACAAAGCTGTGCTTAGCAATGGGGAGGCTGTTGCAGTGAAGAAGCTGTGGGGAAGATCAAAACTGGTGGAAGAGAGTGGTGATATCGAACAAGGTCAGATTCAAGATGATGGGTTTGAAGCAGAGGTTAAGACCTTGGGAAAGATCCGGCATAAGAATATTGTGAAGTTATGGTGTTGTTGCACAACTAAGGATTGCAAGCTTCTGGTCTATGAGTACATGCCCAATGGTAGCTTGGGTGATTTGTTGCACAGCAGCAAAGGGGGCTTACTGGATTGGCCTACTAGGTATAAGGTAGTCGTGGATGCTGCGGAGGGGCTTTCTTATTTGCATCACGATTGTGTTCCTGCAATTGTGCACAGAGATGTGAAATCTAACAATATCTTGCTGGATGGAGATTTTGGAGCTCGAGTTGCAGATTTTGGAGTAGCCAAGGTGGTTGATGCCACTGGAAAGGGACCTAAATCTATGTCCCTCATTGTGGGTTCTCGTGGTTACATTGCTCCAG AATATGCTTACACGCTTCGGGTAAACGAGAAGAGTGACATTTATAGCTTTGGTGTGGTAATTCTTGAGCTGGTCACAGGGAGACTCCCAGTTGATCCTGAGTTTGGCGAGAAAGACTTGGTGAAGTGGGTCTGCACCACTTTGGACCAGAAGGGAGTGGACAATGTATTGGACCCCAAACTCAATTCTTGTTTCAAGGATGAAATTCGCAAGGTCCTCAACATTGGCCTGCTCTGCACCAGTCCCCTCCCCATCAATCGCCCCTCCATGAGAAGGGTAGTCAAAATGCTGCAGGAAGTAGGCGCCGAACACCAAACAAAGACTGCAAAGAAAGACGGGAAATTGTCCCCCTACTACTATGAAGATGCATCTGATCACGGAAGCGTAGCCTGA